A DNA window from Eptesicus fuscus isolate TK198812 chromosome 8, DD_ASM_mEF_20220401, whole genome shotgun sequence contains the following coding sequences:
- the LOC129149999 gene encoding uncharacterized LOC128092250 homolog: MLLLLSLLPLLPPPLLPPPPPALVLLLLLLLLHDSCFLHLSRYQLQMLEVRNMPFSLGYWFT, translated from the coding sequence ATGCTGTTGCTACTGTCACTGCTGCCTctcctgccgccgccgctgctgccgccgccgccgccagcgcTGGTCCTGCTTCTGCTCCTACTTCTCCTGCATGACAGTTGTTTTCTCCATCTGAGCAGATACCAGCTTCAGATGCTCGAGGTGAGGAACATGCCTTTCAGTTTGGGCTACTGGTTTACTTAA